TTCGGCGACGCGCTGATGCGCGCCGACGGCGTCATCGGCGCTGGTCACCATCGCAACGCCGGGCTGGCCATTCGGCGCGGTATCGGGTGGGAACGGGTTGACGGCGAGGCTGGCGCGATCGCGGGTGCGGAGAATCTCGAATGTGCTGCTCGGCTCACCCGATTGCAGGAGGCCGAATTGCAGGCCCATCGGCTCGGTTTCCATCAGACTTGCGGTATGTTCGATTTCGGTGGCGGCGATGTCGCGGCAGACGCGGCGCATCCGTTCCGAAAGCGGCAGCGCGCTCGCGATCCCGCCTTCGAGGAAGCGGGCGATCGAGGAGGCCGAGACCATGGCGATGATGCTCGGGCGTCGCGCTTGGTAGGATTTCTTGCGGGCGGCAAGGAGGCCGAGCAATTGCTCCGCTGCCGAGCGCATGGCGCCGCGCTCCGCCCCGGCGGCGTCGGCGGCTTCGAAAAAGGCTTCGGCGAGCGCCGAATCATAGTTGGCGGAGGTGGTGAGATAACAGATCGGCTGGTGCACGAGCAGGATCTGATCGGCGGTTTCCTCGATCTGGCGGAGGCGCTCGAAATAGCCGGCAGGACGATTATAATATTCGACCCCGATCCCAAGTAGGGATAAGGGCGAAATTTTGAGCAATTCAGCCAAACGCTGAATGGTGTCGAGCTTGATGACTTCGCCTTTTTCATAGCGATAGAGCGCTGCCCGGGAGACGCCGAGACGAGCGGCGATTTCCTCGGCGCGAAGGCCGGTTTCCATGCGATAAGCGCGCAGTTGCTGGCCGATCTCAGTGAAGCGCATGAGCGGTATCCCTCCAGAGCTCGAATCACCCGAATCCTGATCCGCATTCCGATTCGGACAAAATTTAATAGGTGATTATCGCATGTCTCGGAATCAGAGTCATGGGCTTAATTTCATATCAGCGATAATATTTCGGCGCTGATGGCCGCGATCTTCATATGACGTGAATAAAAAGTAATGGAATCCCGCTCCGCGTGTCTTCACCCCGGCGCGTGCACCTTATGCGCGGCCAGCTCTTCGAGTGCTTCCAGCATCGCCGCATGGTCGCGGTCGGCGCCACCATGCGCCACCACCGCCGAGAAAAGCTGCTGCGCACTCGCCGTATTGGGGAGGGCAAGGCCGAGCTGACGCGCCGCCGAGAGCGCGAGGTTGAGATCCTTCTGATGCAGGCGGACGCGAAAGCCCGGAGCGAAGCTGTGATCGAGCATCCTCTGGCCATGCACTTCGAGCACCCGCGAGGCCGCGAAACCGCCGAGCAGGGCGGCGCGGACGCGCGCGGGATCGGCGCCGGCACGCGAGGCGAAGAGCAACGCCTCCGCCACCGCCTCGATATTGAGCGCGACCACGATCTGGTTGGCGACCTTGCAGATCTGGCCCGCGCCATTCTCGGCCCCGATATGGGTGATACTCTTGCCCATGGCGGCAAATAGGGGCTCTGCGCGCCGGAAAGCCGCCTCCGGCCCGCCGACCATGATGGTGAGCGTTGCTTGCTTGGCGCCGACCTCGCCGCCCGAGACCGGCGCGTCGAGATAGTGGCAGCCAAGGCCCGCGATGCGTTCGGCGAAGCGCTTGGTCGCGAGCGGGTCGATCGAGGACATGTCGATCACCAGCTTGCCCGCCGATAGCCCATCCGCGACGCCGTTTGCGCCAAACAGCACCTGCTCGACATCGGGGGTGTCGGGCAGCATCAGGATCACCACCTCGGCGGCGCGCGCGACCGCCGTCGCATCGGCGAGCACGGTTGCCGCCGCGCGGATTTCCGCCGTCAGGCTCGCGCGTTCGGGAACCAGGATCTCGTGGCCGGCCTTCTTGAGATTGAGCGCCATCGGGCGCCCCATGATGCCAAGGCCGATGAAACCGATCTGCATGGTCTTTTCCTTCCGTTACGTGCCGCGCTCAAACGCCATAGCGCCGGCGCCAGGCGAGCCCGGCATTGGTGTCGCCGGCCGGGCGGTATTCGCAGCCGACCCAGCCCTGATAGCCGAGCGCGTCGATGCGCGCGAAAACATACTCCCAGCCGATTTCACCGCTTCCCGGCTCATGGCGGTCAGGGACGTCGGCGATCTGCATATGCGCGATCAGCGGCATGAGACGCGCCATCCGCCGTGTCACGTCACCCTCGGTGATCTGGCAGTGATAGAGGTCGAATTGCAGGCCGAGGCGCTCGCGCCCGAGCGCTTCGATGAGGTCGGCGGCTTGGTCGGTGGTATTGAGGAAATAGCCCGGCATGTCGCGGTGATTGATCGGCTCGATCAGCAATCTGACCCCGGCTGCCTGCGCCTCTTCTGCCGCCCAGGCAAGGTTGGTCGCATAGACCGCAGCCAGCGTCACCGGCGAAAGCCCAGCGGGCGCGAGTCCGGCCATGCAATGCACCTGTCGGCAGCCGAGCGCTTGCGCATAGGCGAGGGCGCGGCGGATCCCGGCGCGGAATTCCGCTTCGCGGCCGGGAAGGCAGGCGATGCCGCGCTCCCCCGCCGACCAATCCCCAGGCGGGGCGTTGAACAGCACCTGGGTCAGGCCCGCCGCGTCGAGGGCGGCGCGCAGCGTCGCCGGATCGTGGTCATAGGGAAACAGATATTCGACGGCGGTGAAGCCGGCGGCGGCGGCGGCGGCGAAACGTTCGAGGAACGGCACCTCGTTGAACATCATCGAGAGATTGGCGCAGAAACGCGGCATGTTTTCCTCCCCTCGGCGTGCTGGTCGGCGCGCCGGTCTCTCATCTTCATGGCCGCGAGGTTAACCGGGCGCGGCGGCGTTGACCAGATGGCCGCCGCCGCGCGCCCTCAGTGATCGGCCTCGTCGCCGTCGGGCTCGACCTCGATATCGGCGTCGAGCGTGTCGGCATCGTCTTCGAGATCGGCGGTGTCTTCGATCACGTCCGCGTCCTCGACCACCTCGATATCGACGAGATCGGCATCCTCGAGCTCCGGCGCCACTGCTTTCTTCGGCCGCTTATCCTCGACCACGGCGGTGGGCGGGCGGCGGAGACGGGGCTGCTCGGGCGGCTGCTCGGCGCCGCATTTCGGGCAGATCGCCGGCTGTTTCAGGAGATCATAGAACCGGGTGCCGCATTGGACGCAGGTGCGCTTGCTGCCGAGTTCGGGCTTCGCCATCGGGGGCCTCGTTAAAACGCCAATTGGCAAACAACACCGCCAATTGGAACATGCCAGTCGGGCGCGCCCCATGCCATTCCCCCG
This portion of the Acidibrevibacterium fodinaquatile genome encodes:
- a CDS encoding helix-turn-helix domain-containing protein, which translates into the protein MRFTEIGQQLRAYRMETGLRAEEIAARLGVSRAALYRYEKGEVIKLDTIQRLAELLKISPLSLLGIGVEYYNRPAGYFERLRQIEETADQILLVHQPICYLTTSANYDSALAEAFFEAADAAGAERGAMRSAAEQLLGLLAARKKSYQARRPSIIAMVSASSIARFLEGGIASALPLSERMRRVCRDIAATEIEHTASLMETEPMGLQFGLLQSGEPSSTFEILRTRDRASLAVNPFPPDTAPNGQPGVAMVTSADDAVGAHQRVAEANWRDVLKGTAAAAKLRDLVARARSA
- a CDS encoding 2-hydroxy-3-oxopropionate reductase, translating into MQIGFIGLGIMGRPMALNLKKAGHEILVPERASLTAEIRAAATVLADATAVARAAEVVILMLPDTPDVEQVLFGANGVADGLSAGKLVIDMSSIDPLATKRFAERIAGLGCHYLDAPVSGGEVGAKQATLTIMVGGPEAAFRRAEPLFAAMGKSITHIGAENGAGQICKVANQIVVALNIEAVAEALLFASRAGADPARVRAALLGGFAASRVLEVHGQRMLDHSFAPGFRVRLHQKDLNLALSAARQLGLALPNTASAQQLFSAVVAHGGADRDHAAMLEALEELAAHKVHAPG
- a CDS encoding TIGR02300 family protein — translated: MAKPELGSKRTCVQCGTRFYDLLKQPAICPKCGAEQPPEQPRLRRPPTAVVEDKRPKKAVAPELEDADLVDIEVVEDADVIEDTADLEDDADTLDADIEVEPDGDEADH
- the otnI gene encoding 2-oxo-tetronate isomerase, which produces MPRFCANLSMMFNEVPFLERFAAAAAAGFTAVEYLFPYDHDPATLRAALDAAGLTQVLFNAPPGDWSAGERGIACLPGREAEFRAGIRRALAYAQALGCRQVHCMAGLAPAGLSPVTLAAVYATNLAWAAEEAQAAGVRLLIEPINHRDMPGYFLNTTDQAADLIEALGRERLGLQFDLYHCQITEGDVTRRMARLMPLIAHMQIADVPDRHEPGSGEIGWEYVFARIDALGYQGWVGCEYRPAGDTNAGLAWRRRYGV